TAAGCCCCGAGGGCAAGCGCTATCTTCGCACGCTGGTCCCCGACACGACCTTCCACACCCAGGACGGCCTGCTGCACATGTCCGAGGCGGCCCTGGCCGGGTTCGGCGCGGTGGTGCGCACCCACAAGGGCAAGCCCTACCGCGTGATGCGCCCCACCCTCTACGACTGCATCAAGGGCGTGCGCCGCGCCACCACCATCATGTACCCCAAGGAAATCGGGTACATCCTGCTCAAGCTGGGCGTGGGCCCGGGCAGGCGCGTCATCGAGGCCGGCAGCGGCTCCGGCGGTCTGAGCACCGCCCTGGCCTGGATGGTGGGCGACAACGGCCGCCTCTACACCTGCGAGAAGCGTCCCGAGTTCTACGAGCTGGCCAAGGAGAACCTGGAGCGCGTGGGCCTGGTCCACCGCGCCTCGCGCTTCAACATCGACATCGCCGACGGCTTCCCCGAGGAGGCCCGGGGCGCGGACGCCCTCTTCCTGGACGTGCGCACCCCCTGGGACTACCTGGAGCAGGCCGCCGACATCATCTGCCCCGGCGCGCCCGTGGGCTTCCTGCTGCCCACCGTGAACCAGATCAGCGACTTGCTGCGCGCCCTGGAGAACTCCCCCTTCGAGGACATTGAGGTGCTGGAGATCATGCTGCGGCGCTACAAGCCCGTGGCCGACAGGCTGCGCCCCGAGGACCGCATGGTGGCGCACACCGGATTCCTTGTTTTCGCCAGGCACAGGGGGCTGGACGTTCAGGAGGAGCTGCCGCATGTCGAGGACGTTGCAGAAGTACCTCAATGAACTGCTGCAGACGGAGATAGCCTCCTTCCTGGAGTATTCGCTGCGCTCCGCCTCCTGCGGGGACCCGTGCATGGAGCGGGAGCTGGCCGCCTTCGCCCTTGAGGAGGCTGAGCATATCCGCCAGCTCATGTCGCTCATCATGCGCAACGGCGGCGAAGTCACCACGAGTGCGCCCCAGGGCTTTCCGGCCGACTCCCTGGACGATTTCCTCGAGCGCAGCCTGGCCCGCGAGGACGACGCCATCCGGCGTTTCACCGCGCTGCTGCCCCTTCTGCCGACCGAGGGCGACCGGATGACCCTGCAGTCCTCCATTGACCAGGAGGCTCAGCACCGTGAGCACATCGAACGGCTGCGCGTGTCCTGCAGGTTCGATTCGGCGCGCTCCTGAACGCCCCGGCACATGAACACATTGTAATCAAGAGTCACGGATTTCCGTAGGCTCTTACATCACGGCGTGTTAGCTACTCCGGCTGAACGCAGTTGCAGGCCGGGATGCTCATTTCCAGATGGCGGCTCTTTGCAGCCCCGGCCCAATCTGCTACCGCCGCGCAGGGCGACGCAGTGCCGGAGAGGCCCGCGCCGCCTGAATGGAGCGATCGATACAGAATGGATGTGATCGAACAGATAGCCAGGTTGTGGCCCCGCAACGGCAAGGCCGTCGCCTTGACCGGAGCGGGGATTTCCGTGGCCAGCGGCATCCCGGACTTCCGCAGCCCGGGCGGCCTTTGGTCCCGCTACGACCCCATGCGCGTGGCCACCGCCGATGCCCTTGACGACAACCCCGCCGCCGTCTGGGATTTCCTGATGGACGCCGTGCGCGTGATGGACGCGGCCAGCCCCAACCCGGCGCACCTTGCGCTGGCCCGGCTGGAGCGGGAGGGCCTGCTGGAGGCCGTCGTGACCCAGAACATCGACGGACTGCACCAGCGCGCGGGCTCCTTAAGCGTGGTGGAGTTCCACGGGAGCATGGCCAGCTACCACTGCAACACCTGCAAGGAGCCTTTTCCCGCCGCGCAGGCCTCCGGCATCACCCCGGCCACCGCTCCCTGGCGCTGCGACTGCGGCGGCGTCGTCCGGCCGGACATCGTCTTCTTCGGGGAGGCCATCCCACTTGACGCCTTGAACAAAAGCGGTCAATTGGCCTCCGGTGCGGAGCTGCTGCTCATCGCCGGGACGTCGTGCGAGGTGGCTCCGGCCAATGCATTGCCCGCGGTGTGCAACCGCACCGGCGGGAAAGTCGTTGAGATAAATGTCCAGTCCAGCCGCATGGCGCACCTGTGCGACGCCGTCGCCAGCGGCAAGGCTGAAGAACTTTTGCCCAGGCTGGCCGACATGCTGCTGGGCACGCGAAACCATACCGCAAGGTGATACTATGCTCGAGTCGTTGACGCCGCATGGCGGCATCCTGGAAATGCTGTCCAACGCGACCCTGACCGTCAAATTCGTGATGGGCCTGCTGGCGACCATGTCCCTGGCCAGCTGGAGCATCATCTTCATGAAGCTGTTCACCCTGAGCGCCGCCCGCAAGGACGCCGCCAGGGACGCCAAGCTCTTCCTTGAGGCCGAGAACCTCAAGACGGCCATGCGCTCCGTGAGCCAGCACAAGCAGTCCCCCTGCTACGCCGTGGGCTTGCAGGCCTTCGAGGAACTCATGCGCATGGAGGAGTCCGAACTGGACCCGGCCGAGAAGTCCCGCGTGGCCATGGACAACATCCGCCGCACCCTGCGCCAGGCCGTGGCCACGGAGCTGGGTATGCTCACCAAGTCGCTCTCCTTCCTGGCCACCTGCGCCAACGCCTCACCCTTCATCGGCCTGTTCGGCACGGTCTGGGGCATCATGAACTCCTTCCACTCCATCGGCCTGCAGCAGAGCGCGGCCCTGGCCGCGGTGGCCCCCGGCATCTCCGAGGCCCTGGTGGCCACGGCCATCGGCCTGGGCGTGGCCATACCGGCCACGCTGGCCTACAACTTCTACCTGGGCTACATCCGCCATATCGAGCGTGAGCTCATCGGCTTCTCGGGCGCCTTCCTCAACCGCATCCAGCGCGAGGTGAGCTGGGCCCCCAAGCAGGGCGCACGCCCGGAGGCCGCCCGCGCCCGGGAGGACTACTAGCATGGGCATGTCCACAGGGGGCGGCGGGGAAGGCTTCCTCGCCGAGATCAACGTCACGCCCTTCGTGGACGTGATGCTGGTGCTGCTCATCATCTTCATGGTCACAGCGCCCATGATGACCCAGGGCCTCGAGGTGGACCTGCCCCAGACCAAGGCCGTCACCACCCTGCCCAAGGACTCCGAGAACATCGTGCTGACCATCAAGAAGGACGGCTCGCTGCACCTCGACGAGTACACGGTCACCCTGGACGAGCTGCCCGGCCATGTGAAGCGCCTTGTCACCGACCAGAAGAAGCTCATGTTCCTGCGCGCCGACAAGGAGGTTCCCTACGGTCTGGTGGTGCAGGTGATGGGCGTGCTCAAGGGCGCGGGAGTGGACAAGCTTGGCATGGTGGCGGAACCCGAAGCCCCGGCCAAGGACGACAAAAACCAGGCCCGCCCGAAAAAATGACGCCCTCACGCCATAGTGGCGGCGCGCTCTGATAATCATGCGCTATCTCAGCTGGCTTTTTTCCGTATTCCTCCACCTCACGGTGGTGTTGGGGAGCATCCTGCTCACCAACCTGGAGATGCGCACCATCCGCCTGGACGTTCCCGTCTACGAGGTGGAGCTGCTCGACCTCCGCACGCCCGGCCCCGCCCTGAAGCCCGACGCCGCTCCCGGCTGGGAAGGCCAGGGACAGCCCGGTCAACCCAACACTCCAGAACCTCCCGGCCCCAAGGCCGACGTGCCCCCCGGCCCGCAGGAGGCCAAGCCCGTTCCCGAGCCGCCCAAGCCCGACCAGGCCGAGGTGAAGGCCCATGAGGAAGCCGCCAAGAAGGCGGCCGAGGACGCCGCCAAAAAGGCCGCGGCGGAAGAGGCCGCGAAAAAAGCCGCCGCCGAGAAGGCAGCGGCTGAAAAGGCGGCCGCCGAGAAGGCCGAGGCCGCGCGTATCGCGGCTGAAAACGCCAAGCGGGAGAAAGAGGCCGCCGAGAAGGCCGCCAAGGAGAAGGCTGCCAAGGAAGCCGCTGACAAGGCCGCCAAGGAGAAGGCCGCCAAGGAAGCCGCCGACAAGGCCGCCAAGGAAAAGGCCGACAAGGAAGCCGCCGAGAAAGCCGCCAAGGACAAGGCTGCCAAGGAGGCCGCCGACAAGGCCGCCAAGGAGAAAGCCGCCAAGGAGGCTGCCGACAAGGCCGCCAAGGAACGTCAGGACGTGCTCAACCAGGCCCTCAAGGACGCCAAGTCCAAGACCGGAGGGACCGGCGCCTCCAACGCCAATACCGTGGCCTCGGAACTGGCCAAGCTGCGCCAGCAGGCCGGACAGGGCGGCGGTGGCGGAGGCGGCGGTGGTGGCGGCGGTGGCGCGGGCGCCACGCTGCAGGTCTATGCCGCCATCGTGGAGAAGCTCGTCAAACAGAACTGGCGCTTCCCGCAGTTCGCCAACCTGAAGCTCGTCTGTCAGGTGGAATTGCAGATCGCCAGGGATGGACGAATCCAGAATATGAGAATAGTTCAGTCATCGGGTCGCGCGGATTTCGACAACTCGGCGCTGCGGGCCGTGCAGGAGACGGAAAACCTGCCCGCTCCGCCCTCGCCGACGTTGAATCTGCTCACGCTCAATTTCAACTCCCAGGAACAGCGTTAAGTCATGACAGCTCCACGCAGCATCATCAAACTGCTGGCCACGGCATGTGCGGCGCTCTGCCTCTGCTCTGCCGCCTTCGCTCAGGACAATCTCTCCGTGGAGATCCACGGCCCCGGGCAGGCCCGCATGAACGTGGTTCAGGCGCAGCCCTTCGGGGACCCGAACCTCCCCAGCGACGCCCAGTACCTCAACGAACTCATCCGCAAGAACCTCTCGTTCATGCCCTTCCTCAAGGTCATGAGCGACACCGACATCCTCGGCGGGGCGCGCCTCTCCGGGCCCAAGGCCGACCAGATCGATTTCAAGCCCTTCTCCCTGGCCAAGGTGGACCTCATGATCACCTCGGTCTGGAAGCCGGGCAAGGGCATGGGCGACGTGGAACTGCGCGCCTTCGAGGTGTTCTCCCAGAAGCTCCTGCTGGGCAAGGTCTACTCCGGCGTCACCCGCGACCAGCTGCCCGAGGTGGCCGACCGTTTCTGCATGGAGCTCATGGCCCTGCTCACCGGCCAGGGCACCATCTTCAAGGCCAAGCTGGCCTTCGTGCGCCCCTCCGGCAAAGGCAAGGACATCTGGATGGTCGGGGCCATGGGCCGCGACCTGGCCCAGGTGACCCGCTACGGCGACCTGGGCATGGCCATCTCCCCGGCCTGGTCTTGGGACGGCTCGCGCATCTGCTTCACGCTGATCGGCTCCACCTCGCACTACCTGGGCGTCTGGGGCGGCGGAAAGGCCAACGTCTACACGCTGCCCAGCTCCACGGTCATCAGCCCGCATTTCACCCCCGGCGGGGGCATCGCCGTGGCCCTGAACATCCGCGGCAACACCGACATCTTCAGCCTGGACGGTTCCTACAAGAACACGGCGGGCACCCTGGTGGCCGACTCCTCCATCGACGTCTCCCCCACCTTCGACCAGTCCGGCAACCTGATGGCCTTCGTCTCCGACCGGCTGGGCAACCCCAACGTCTTCATCAAGGACCTGGGATCGGGCTCCGTTCGCCGCGCCTCCAAGAGCGGGTACAACACCAACCCCTCCATGAGCCCGGACGGCAAGTTCGTCACCTACTCCAAACAGGGCGGCGGCGGCCATCGCATCTACGTGTATGAGCTGGCCACCGATTCGGAAAAGCAGGTGAGCTTCGGCCCCGGCTCTGACGAGAACCCCAGCTTCGCGCCGGACAGCTACTTCATCGCTTTCTCCTCCAGCAGGGCGGGCGGACGCAAACTGTACCTGACCACCCGCAACGGAGACGGCGCAGTGCAGATTCCCACCGGCGAAGGCGAAGCTTTGATGCCCGCTTTCAGCCCTGTCGTCGGCAAGGAATGATACAGGCGAGGATTTCCATTGTGAAAGGCTGCGGCGTAACCTTGGTTTCGCCCCCCGGCGGACTTGCCTTTTTCATCTAAGAGAGTATGAGTTTCGCCCGTTGGCGGAACAATTTTCCGTACAACGTAACGCGGTAATGGGTGGCCGCGTCATCTACCGCAAGAGGAGGATCAACTCATGAAGAACAGACTGTTATTGGCTATTTTGGCTCTTATGTGCGTCTCTCTGCTGAGCTTTGGCTGCGCCAGCAAGAAGGTCGCCGGCCCCGACAAGGATTCCTGGGAAGAGCAGGAGCGCGAGCGCCTGGCCAAGGAGCGCGAACTGCGCGAGAAGCTGGCCAGGGTCGCTGGCGAGCTTGGCTCCATGATCTACTTTGATCTGGACCGCTACGACCTCAAGCCCGAATCCCGCCAGATCCTGACCCGCAAGGCCGAGATCCTGAAGCAGTACCCCGAGATCAAGCTGGTCGTCGAAGGCCACTGCGACGAGCGTGGCACCGCCGAGTACAACCTCGCCCTGGGCGAGCGCCGCGCCCGCGCCGCGGCCGACTACCTGGCCAACCTGGGTGTCGCCGCCTCCCGTCTCTCCATCGTGAGCTACGGCAAGGAGCGCCCCCTCGACCCCGGTCACAACGAGGCTGCCTGGTCCAAGAACCGTCGTGACGAGTTCAAGCCCAGCTACTAGACCGCACGAGCATCCGCTGACAAAAAGGCCGCAGGAAACCCTGCGGCCTTTTTTCTTTGACCACGTGCGCCTCGCTGCCACCGCGTCAGAAACGCGGCAGACATGCAACGCGTGCCGATACCGCAGGCACCGACAATTCCCGGGCCCGGCCCGGCCAGGAGAATGAATTGATGATCTCAGACCACATAGCCAGCGCCCTGGAGCCCGATGCCCTGGCGCACCTGAAGGCCCGCTTCGCCGCGCAGCTGCCCCCGGTCTACGCCGTGCCCGTCGAGGCGGCCCGGAAGGGTATGGAGGCCGCCCAGGCCCTGCCCCCGGGAGCGGCCCCCGCAGCGGAAGTGCGTGAAATCGAGGCCGCCTGCGGCCACTCCGGCGAGCTGCGCCTGCGTCTGCTCAAGCCCGTGGGTGCGCCGGAAACGCTGCCGGTGCTCGTCTACTTCCACGGCGGAGGTTGGGTGCTGGGCAGCCCCGACAGCCACGACAGGCTCGCCCGCGACCTGATGGGGGCGAGCGGCGCGGCGGTGCTGATGGTGCGCTACTCGCGCTCCCCCGAAGCCCGCTACCCCGTGGCCATGGAGGAAGGCTTCGCCGCCTTGTGCTGGCTTGCGGAGAACGCCCCGGTCCTGGGGCTCGACCCCGCCCGCGTGGCAGTGGGCGGCGACAGCGCCGGGGCCAACCTGGCCACCGCCGTATGCATGCTTTGCAAGGAACGCGGCGGCCCGGCCATCGCCCACCAGACGCTGCTCTACCCCGTCACCGACGCCACCTGCTCCCAGCCCAGCTACGAGCACTTCGCCACCGGGCTCAACCTGACCCGGCAGGACATGCTCTGGTACTGGGACCAGTACGCCCCGGAACCCGGCCAGCGGGCGCAGCCCACGGCCTCAGTGCTCCAGGCCCCGCCCGAGGCGCTTGCGGGCCTGCCCCCGGCCCTGGTGATCACCGCCGAGTTCGACGTTCTGCGTGACGAAGGGGAGCTCTACGCCCGCCGCCTGGCCAACGCGGGCGTGCCCGTGTGCGCGGTGCGCATGCTGGGCACCGTCCACGGATTCGCGGCCAACAACGCCCTGGCCCGCTCCCAGGCCACCGTGGCGGCGCTGGCCCTGGCCGGGGACGCCATTCGCAGGGCCTTGGCTTAGCCCGCGGCATCCTGACCCGACACGTTGGGCCAGAACGAAAACGGGCCGTGGAGCATGCTGCTCCACGGCCCGTTCCATATTCCCGGCCTGCCCCTTTCCGGGCTTTATCGCGCGATCATGGCCCGCAGCACGTCCGCAGAACCCTCGGCATTATGGCTCATGGCGTGCATGTGCTCAGCGAACTTGAGGAACTGGTAGACGTCGCGGAAGTCGCAGTCCGCATCGTATGCCTCGCGAATGAGCTTGCGCCAGGCCTTGGAGGCCTTGTGGTGCTGCAGGCGGATGTTGTGGAAGGTCTCCTTGACGGCCGAGCGGTCGTCAACCTTGCCGTACACCAGGTCGATGGTGGCCTCTATGGCGGGCTTGAGCAGCTCCACCGAATGACAGGACTCCTTGGTGGCGGCCTTGGCCGAGAGCAGCAGCTCGCAGGGCAGGCACATGGGGCGCATGCCCAGCCAGTTCAGGGCGTGCTGGGCCTCGTCCAGGATGTTGTCCTGGCTGCGGGTGTAGTTGAGGAACAGCGTCTTATCCACCTCCAGGAACATGGCCCTGGGCAGGTGGTTCCTGATCCGGCGCTTGATCTTGTCCGCCTGCCCCTCCAGGGTGTCGATCTGGGAGGAAAGGGTCTGGAAGGCCAGGCTGAAGCCTGTCTTAGAATATTCGCTCATGGCGGCCAGCACCACCACCACGCCCTTGGACACGGGCTCGTAGTGTTCGTAGAGCCCTTCCAGGCTCTTGCGGCCGGTGATCTTCACCAGCAGGCGGGAGAGTAACATGTCGGCTCCTGTTTCCACGCGCCGGATGCGCGAGGTGGACCACGCGGTCCGCTTTGTCACACGCTTGTGAAACCTGTAACAGCAACTTGCCAAACGTTACAAGAGGATATAGGAGCCATTCATACCCCACCAGAGGGTGATGCGCGCCTCAAGCCCGCCCCGCCCCACGTGAGCCCCATGCGAGAAGCACTCGACGCTCTTTACGGAAGCCTGCCTTTGGCAGTCGTGCTGGCCGACGACGACTACCGGGTTTTCTACGCCAATCCCGCCTTCTTCACACTGACGGAATGCACCCAGGACGACCTGCGGCTCATGGAATTCCGCGACGTGCTGAGCATGTACTGCCTCGGCCTGTGCGGAGACATCTCCGAACTGCTGGAGTCCTCAGGCGGCTGGCGCGACATCGAGAAGCCCGTGGCCATGAGCGACGGAGGCCTGGCCTGGGTCCGCGTCCGCACGGACCTGACCCCGCTGCCGTCCGGCGGCGTGGCCCACCGCCTGATGGTGGACAATATCACCCGCTACAAGGTGGCCATCGAAGGCCTGGTCAACCGCAAGAACCTCTATCAGTCCATCGTGGAGACCAGGCCGGACCTTATCTGCTGCTTCCTGCCCGACTGGAGCCTCACCTACGCCAACACAGCCGCGAGCCGCTACTTCGACATGGACCGCGAGTCCATCCTGGGCCAGCATTTCCTGCTGCTGCTCCCTTCGGAGGTGCGCGAACTCTTCGGCCAGGCCGTGGACACCATCACCGCTGACAACCCCATCGCCGAACTGGAGCTGCGGGTGGACGGCGACGAGGAAGGCCGTCCGCTCTGGCAGCGCTGGATCATCCAGGGCTTCTTCTACAGGACCGGCCACATCAAGGACTTCCAGGCAACCGGCCTGGACATCACGGACCAGAAAGTCACCGAGTCGCAGTTCATGCACGCGGACAGGCTGGTCTCCCTGGGCACGCTCGTCTCCGAGGTGGCGCACGAGATCAGCAACCCCAACAACTTCATCATGCTCAACGCCCCCCTGGTGCTGGACCTCTGGAACGCGGTGAGCCCCCGGCTGCGCGAGCTGGCCGACAAGGAGCCCGGCGCGGCCCTGGGCGGCATCCCCGTGGAGGACGTGACCGCCCACGTGCCCCAGCTGCTCGGCGGCATCATCGAGGGTTCGCGACGCATCCGCGACTTCGTGCGCGAGCTCAAGAACTTCGCCCGCCAGGATATTGAGAGCGGCTTCGAGATGCTCTCCGTCAACGACGTGGTCCAGACCGCCGTGCTGCTCATGAGCAAGACCATCGGCATGCACACCAGCCGCTTCTCGGTGCGCTACGGCGCGGGCCTGCCCCCGGTGCGCGGCCGCAGGCACCGCCTGGAGCAGATCGTGGTGAACCTGGTGCAGAACGCCTGCCATGCCCTGCGCTCCCCGGAGCAGGGCATCGAGATCGCGACCACCCACGACGAGGAGTCCGGCAGCGTGCGCATCAGCGTGATCGACCAGGGCGTGGGCATCCCCCCGCAGGACATCCCCCGCGTCACCGACCCCTACTACTCCACCAAGCGCGAGCAGGGCGGCACGGGCCTGGGCCTCTCCATCAGCCTCTCCATCGCCCGCGAGCACGGCGGCAGGCTGATCATCGAATCCGAACCCGGCGAGGGGACCACCGCCACCATTGCCCTCCCCGCCGCCATGCAGTAATCGCCAGGCCATGAGCGCCGCCCCCATCCCCAGGCACCCCATCCTGCTCGTGGACGACGAGGAGCAGGCCCTGCAGAGCTACGACCTCAACCTGCGCTACTCCGGGCTGACCAATACCATCCGCTGCTCGGACCCGCGCGAGGTCAAGAACATCCTGCGCGGCCAGACCGTCTCGCTCATCATGCTGGACCTGTGCATGCCGCACCTCAAGGGCGAGGAGCTGCTGGCCTTCATCAAGGACGAATTCCCCGAGATCCCGGTGATCATCGTCACGGGCTACAACGAGGTGGAGACCGCCGTGCGCTGCATGCGCGCCGGGTCCGTGGACTACCTGGTCAAGCCGGTGGACCGCGCGCACCTGCTCTCGGCCGTGCGGCACGCCCTGGAGCAGCGCCAGGATGCCGCCCCGCCGGTCCGCCTGGAGGCCGCGCCCGGGCAGGAAAAACCCTCCCCCACGGCGCGCATCGTCACGGAGAACCCACGCATGAAGGCCGTGGTGGCCTATGTCGAGGCCGTGGCCCCCTCCAGCGAGCCCGTGCTCATCGCGGGTGAGACGGGCGTCGGCAAGGAGCTGGTGGCCCGCGCCATACACGACGCCAGCGGCCTCTCCGGCAAGTTCGTGGGCGTCAACGTGGCGGGCCTGGACGACGCCATGTTCTCGGACACCCTGTTCGGCCACAAGAAAGGGGCCTTCACCGGGGCCTCCATCGGCCGCAGGGGGCTCATAGAGGAAGCCGCCGGGGGCAGCCTGTTCCTGGACGAGA
This genomic stretch from Fundidesulfovibrio soli harbors:
- a CDS encoding MotA/TolQ/ExbB proton channel family protein, which codes for MLESLTPHGGILEMLSNATLTVKFVMGLLATMSLASWSIIFMKLFTLSAARKDAARDAKLFLEAENLKTAMRSVSQHKQSPCYAVGLQAFEELMRMEESELDPAEKSRVAMDNIRRTLRQAVATELGMLTKSLSFLATCANASPFIGLFGTVWGIMNSFHSIGLQQSAALAAVAPGISEALVATAIGLGVAIPATLAYNFYLGYIRHIERELIGFSGAFLNRIQREVSWAPKQGARPEAARAREDY
- a CDS encoding DUF47 domain-containing protein: MLLSRLLVKITGRKSLEGLYEHYEPVSKGVVVVLAAMSEYSKTGFSLAFQTLSSQIDTLEGQADKIKRRIRNHLPRAMFLEVDKTLFLNYTRSQDNILDEAQHALNWLGMRPMCLPCELLLSAKAATKESCHSVELLKPAIEATIDLVYGKVDDRSAVKETFHNIRLQHHKASKAWRKLIREAYDADCDFRDVYQFLKFAEHMHAMSHNAEGSADVLRAMIAR
- a CDS encoding SIR2 family NAD-dependent protein deacylase, which produces MDVIEQIARLWPRNGKAVALTGAGISVASGIPDFRSPGGLWSRYDPMRVATADALDDNPAAVWDFLMDAVRVMDAASPNPAHLALARLEREGLLEAVVTQNIDGLHQRAGSLSVVEFHGSMASYHCNTCKEPFPAAQASGITPATAPWRCDCGGVVRPDIVFFGEAIPLDALNKSGQLASGAELLLIAGTSCEVAPANALPAVCNRTGGKVVEINVQSSRMAHLCDAVASGKAEELLPRLADMLLGTRNHTAR
- the tolR gene encoding protein TolR, whose product is MGMSTGGGGEGFLAEINVTPFVDVMLVLLIIFMVTAPMMTQGLEVDLPQTKAVTTLPKDSENIVLTIKKDGSLHLDEYTVTLDELPGHVKRLVTDQKKLMFLRADKEVPYGLVVQVMGVLKGAGVDKLGMVAEPEAPAKDDKNQARPKK
- a CDS encoding ferritin-like domain-containing protein, with amino-acid sequence MSRTLQKYLNELLQTEIASFLEYSLRSASCGDPCMERELAAFALEEAEHIRQLMSLIMRNGGEVTTSAPQGFPADSLDDFLERSLAREDDAIRRFTALLPLLPTEGDRMTLQSSIDQEAQHREHIERLRVSCRFDSARS
- the tolA gene encoding cell envelope integrity protein TolA, with the protein product MRYLSWLFSVFLHLTVVLGSILLTNLEMRTIRLDVPVYEVELLDLRTPGPALKPDAAPGWEGQGQPGQPNTPEPPGPKADVPPGPQEAKPVPEPPKPDQAEVKAHEEAAKKAAEDAAKKAAAEEAAKKAAAEKAAAEKAAAEKAEAARIAAENAKREKEAAEKAAKEKAAKEAADKAAKEKAAKEAADKAAKEKADKEAAEKAAKDKAAKEAADKAAKEKAAKEAADKAAKERQDVLNQALKDAKSKTGGTGASNANTVASELAKLRQQAGQGGGGGGGGGGGGGAGATLQVYAAIVEKLVKQNWRFPQFANLKLVCQVELQIARDGRIQNMRIVQSSGRADFDNSALRAVQETENLPAPPSPTLNLLTLNFNSQEQR
- a CDS encoding translocation protein TolB → MTAPRSIIKLLATACAALCLCSAAFAQDNLSVEIHGPGQARMNVVQAQPFGDPNLPSDAQYLNELIRKNLSFMPFLKVMSDTDILGGARLSGPKADQIDFKPFSLAKVDLMITSVWKPGKGMGDVELRAFEVFSQKLLLGKVYSGVTRDQLPEVADRFCMELMALLTGQGTIFKAKLAFVRPSGKGKDIWMVGAMGRDLAQVTRYGDLGMAISPAWSWDGSRICFTLIGSTSHYLGVWGGGKANVYTLPSSTVISPHFTPGGGIAVALNIRGNTDIFSLDGSYKNTAGTLVADSSIDVSPTFDQSGNLMAFVSDRLGNPNVFIKDLGSGSVRRASKSGYNTNPSMSPDGKFVTYSKQGGGGHRIYVYELATDSEKQVSFGPGSDENPSFAPDSYFIAFSSSRAGGRKLYLTTRNGDGAVQIPTGEGEALMPAFSPVVGKE
- a CDS encoding PAS domain-containing sensor histidine kinase; translation: MREALDALYGSLPLAVVLADDDYRVFYANPAFFTLTECTQDDLRLMEFRDVLSMYCLGLCGDISELLESSGGWRDIEKPVAMSDGGLAWVRVRTDLTPLPSGGVAHRLMVDNITRYKVAIEGLVNRKNLYQSIVETRPDLICCFLPDWSLTYANTAASRYFDMDRESILGQHFLLLLPSEVRELFGQAVDTITADNPIAELELRVDGDEEGRPLWQRWIIQGFFYRTGHIKDFQATGLDITDQKVTESQFMHADRLVSLGTLVSEVAHEISNPNNFIMLNAPLVLDLWNAVSPRLRELADKEPGAALGGIPVEDVTAHVPQLLGGIIEGSRRIRDFVRELKNFARQDIESGFEMLSVNDVVQTAVLLMSKTIGMHTSRFSVRYGAGLPPVRGRRHRLEQIVVNLVQNACHALRSPEQGIEIATTHDEESGSVRISVIDQGVGIPPQDIPRVTDPYYSTKREQGGTGLGLSISLSIAREHGGRLIIESEPGEGTTATIALPAAMQ
- a CDS encoding tRNA (adenine-N1)-methyltransferase, whose protein sequence is MIETGELVLLISPEGKRYLRTLVPDTTFHTQDGLLHMSEAALAGFGAVVRTHKGKPYRVMRPTLYDCIKGVRRATTIMYPKEIGYILLKLGVGPGRRVIEAGSGSGGLSTALAWMVGDNGRLYTCEKRPEFYELAKENLERVGLVHRASRFNIDIADGFPEEARGADALFLDVRTPWDYLEQAADIICPGAPVGFLLPTVNQISDLLRALENSPFEDIEVLEIMLRRYKPVADRLRPEDRMVAHTGFLVFARHRGLDVQEELPHVEDVAEVPQ
- a CDS encoding sigma-54-dependent transcriptional regulator, which gives rise to MSAAPIPRHPILLVDDEEQALQSYDLNLRYSGLTNTIRCSDPREVKNILRGQTVSLIMLDLCMPHLKGEELLAFIKDEFPEIPVIIVTGYNEVETAVRCMRAGSVDYLVKPVDRAHLLSAVRHALEQRQDAAPPVRLEAAPGQEKPSPTARIVTENPRMKAVVAYVEAVAPSSEPVLIAGETGVGKELVARAIHDASGLSGKFVGVNVAGLDDAMFSDTLFGHKKGAFTGASIGRRGLIEEAAGGSLFLDEIGDLGKASQLKLLRLIQEREYYQLGSDTTKPLEARLIVASNQPLEALIERDLFRSDLFFRLRTHYVAIPPLRERMDDLPLLARHFLVKAAERLGKPVPATPPEFLPLLAGHGFPGNIRELEAMIFNAVALCEGDSLPMEPLRAWIGSVRKGAGPELFPPVLEEGGPQPVPTLKQAEERIIKEALERAGGNQSEAAKMLGITRQALNRRLLTKKRKGEG
- a CDS encoding alpha/beta hydrolase, yielding MISDHIASALEPDALAHLKARFAAQLPPVYAVPVEAARKGMEAAQALPPGAAPAAEVREIEAACGHSGELRLRLLKPVGAPETLPVLVYFHGGGWVLGSPDSHDRLARDLMGASGAAVLMVRYSRSPEARYPVAMEEGFAALCWLAENAPVLGLDPARVAVGGDSAGANLATAVCMLCKERGGPAIAHQTLLYPVTDATCSQPSYEHFATGLNLTRQDMLWYWDQYAPEPGQRAQPTASVLQAPPEALAGLPPALVITAEFDVLRDEGELYARRLANAGVPVCAVRMLGTVHGFAANNALARSQATVAALALAGDAIRRALA
- the pal gene encoding peptidoglycan-associated lipoprotein Pal encodes the protein MKNRLLLAILALMCVSLLSFGCASKKVAGPDKDSWEEQERERLAKERELREKLARVAGELGSMIYFDLDRYDLKPESRQILTRKAEILKQYPEIKLVVEGHCDERGTAEYNLALGERRARAAADYLANLGVAASRLSIVSYGKERPLDPGHNEAAWSKNRRDEFKPSY